The DNA window GGTccggttgttttggtccacactCGAGTGTGATTGCTGTGTTCACACCTGCCGAAATGAATCACACAAAGGGAGTAAACACTCCAGGGTTTGATTCAACCAAACTAGTGTGAAAACGCCCtaaaaaaagtccaaaatccaCCTCAACCTCGTCCCTTGTGGCTCTCTCATCATGTCACACAGAAGAGGTTGCTCATTGTTTCAGGTATTTGAACAACAATGCCGTCAGTTTTCTAGAGAGTAGTCATGCAACTATTATTCTGCACACATGTGCTCACAGTTCATGTTGGTATCAGAAATCAGAGACCTCCAAACATAGAGCAATGTTTCAGAAGCACGAGGATGAATTTGAATCATTGCTAAAAACATCCTGGAGTTGCACTGAGAGACAGACGTCTGATGCATGACGGGAAACAAACCACACGAACACACCCACCTTGCAGTTTTTCCACCAGTACTTGTTCTTGAGTTTGGCGGCACTGCTCTCGAACTGCGAGGCTCCGGCCTGCAGGGCGTCGGCTCGGTCGTCCAGCTCCGACAACTTCTGATCTCTCTCCAGGACTTTGTCCACGTTCACACGCATGATGTCCACAACCTGAGGGACAAACAACACCTGTTAGCAGCGCGGTCGCTGGTAGAAATACAGCTTTCTTACATTTAGCATCATTAAATCATTACCAAATTAATCTTGAGACATGaatataattactgtaaataaactaaaaagCCTGTGAGCCTTTGACAACCTCTACTCTCCATTTTACACTTTCACACTGAACATACAGTTAGGAAATAGCAGACTAGTGGCAAGATCATGGACACCTGGCCAGTCCTAGCACTTGAATGCGACGCACGGCATGTCTtgccaagaaaagcagtgggaTCCATAATAACATAAGATCTAGcctgtttattttaatcttgCATCCTATAGTGCTGTTTTTTATATTGTACCTCTTATCAGTCAGTCATGAGACAACATCAAGTTCATTAGCTACTGATTGGCTGGGAGAACAACAACAGAGTGATGCAGGGGTGTGTGAGAGcagcttgttttctttgtgctgTTTCTTGGTGTGAGAACGGAGAGAAGCTCCAGAAATTCATTGTGTTTAGAAGAACGTTGTTGCACTTTAACAGGTGTAATATTGAAGTTGTGAAACACAGCGAGTTGCAGTCGCtgctactttaaaggaccagtgtgtaggatttagtggcatctagtggtgactttgcagattgcaaccgacTGCAttctcctccccttccaagcgtgtaggagaacctacggtggtgatttttatttctgtttaaaatgatCCTCCATCTTTGTTACCATTAACATTGTTTGTAGTGAACTTGAACTCCATATAAATGTGATTCTTCAGCTCAGCTCCACAGCAGCACAGCGGAAGTATTAAGAAGACCAAAGACAGCGTAGTAGCACCTACTAATATGCTCACggtaagtacacacacacacacacactcagtgtcCTCACCTCGTCCACCTGAGCCTGTGTCTGCTGCAGTCGTCTGTTGCTCGTCAGGTTTGGGGCCGGAGCTGCAGGGCCGCCCTCGCCGTCCGGGGCCCCGGGAGCTCCTGGAGTACCTGCTGCTTCTGGAGTCGACCTGCAGGACGATGATGGATTGTCAAGATTAAGGATGTATGAGAGAACGTATCAAGTTCAGGAGAGGTCAgaatgcaaatacatttttctttataaCTTTATATT is part of the Thunnus albacares chromosome 19, fThuAlb1.1, whole genome shotgun sequence genome and encodes:
- the LOC122969255 gene encoding vesicle-associated membrane protein 2-like, whose product is MSTPEAAGTPGAPGAPDGEGGPAAPAPNLTSNRRLQQTQAQVDEVVDIMRVNVDKVLERDQKLSELDDRADALQAGASQFESSAAKLKNKYWWKNCKMMIMMAVIGVICVGVVFLYFFY